The Spirosoma foliorum genome has a window encoding:
- a CDS encoding FtsX-like permease family protein, with amino-acid sequence MLKSYLNIAIRNLSRNRLTTALNVVGLSIGVAACLVIYLIVQFEFNFDQHVPNSGQVYRLVSKFKFGDDFYHNPGLSAPIPAAVRTELTGTKTVAAFHTGSFEVVEVPRPGAEPIRVRTPDNEHDWLAITDAAFFEIMPRQWIAGSPKASLSKPGQIVLTERQSRLYFGDASPAVIGRRLIGQQYRDTLALTVSGLLKDLDAPSDFDFKSFVSLATVSTSKKRRDNLSFAEWNNTNSSSQCLLTLTPGTDPKRFGERVIKMVESHMPASEEKGNRWFILQPLADVHFNVDYGSGGHVAHRPTLLVLGLVGIFLLLLACINFINMATAQSTQRAKEIGVRKSLGSAQKQLIFQFLGETFVLTLLATGIAIVLAQGALAYLSDIVPTGVALDFSQPQLYIFLLLVALVTALLAGIYPGLLISKLSPVLALRNQTTQAAGSASLRKVLIVGQFVVAQVFIVGALLVGQQLRFLINSDLGFQREAIVTFSTPTSSFFNGDRHDVRFTLADQIRKLTGVERVSMANQTPIAGGWSTSTLEFAGKKGKIKVNVYRKEADTAYLGLYGMKLLAGRNLLPSDTAREYIVNETLAKRIGFLNPADAVGKVLDKFPIIGVVRDFHHRSLHNAIQPTALMSHKGNLHVFNIQFRRGGADSFDKTLAQIKTLWGNTYPDEAFTPKFFDESVAELYGKERNLGKLITLATGIAVLISCLGLFGLVTFTAERRMKEIGVRKVLGASIASIVTLLAKDFLILILIAVFIASPVAWWGVDRWLQDFAYKIDIGWWLFILAALLAVGIALLTISFQSIKAALMNPVKSLRAE; translated from the coding sequence ATGCTAAAAAGTTACCTCAACATCGCAATTCGCAACCTTAGCCGGAATCGGCTGACTACGGCGCTCAACGTTGTAGGCTTATCGATTGGTGTAGCGGCCTGTCTGGTCATTTATCTGATCGTTCAGTTTGAGTTTAATTTTGATCAGCATGTGCCCAACAGTGGGCAGGTGTATCGGCTGGTGTCGAAGTTTAAATTTGGCGACGATTTTTACCATAATCCCGGTTTGTCGGCCCCAATTCCGGCCGCCGTGCGTACCGAACTGACCGGCACAAAAACAGTAGCCGCTTTTCATACGGGTAGCTTTGAAGTTGTTGAGGTGCCTCGTCCGGGAGCTGAACCTATTCGTGTTCGTACCCCGGACAATGAACATGACTGGCTGGCTATTACCGATGCCGCCTTCTTTGAGATTATGCCCCGTCAGTGGATAGCGGGTTCCCCTAAGGCATCTCTATCAAAACCGGGGCAAATTGTGCTAACGGAGCGTCAGTCTCGCCTGTATTTCGGCGATGCCAGTCCTGCCGTTATTGGCCGTCGGCTCATTGGGCAGCAATATCGGGATACATTGGCATTGACGGTTTCGGGCTTACTGAAAGACCTCGACGCACCCAGTGATTTTGATTTCAAGTCGTTCGTTTCCCTCGCTACCGTAAGCACCAGCAAGAAGCGTCGTGACAATTTGAGCTTTGCGGAATGGAACAACACCAACTCATCTTCGCAATGTTTGCTCACGCTAACGCCCGGTACCGATCCGAAGCGCTTTGGGGAGCGCGTTATCAAGATGGTAGAAAGCCACATGCCTGCCAGTGAAGAGAAAGGGAATCGCTGGTTTATTCTCCAGCCGCTGGCCGATGTACATTTCAATGTCGATTACGGTAGTGGTGGTCACGTAGCACACCGCCCAACCTTGCTGGTACTTGGGCTGGTTGGCATTTTTTTATTGCTGCTGGCCTGCATCAATTTTATCAACATGGCTACGGCCCAATCGACACAGCGGGCTAAGGAAATCGGGGTACGGAAATCGTTGGGGAGTGCGCAGAAACAGTTGATATTCCAGTTTTTAGGCGAAACTTTCGTGCTTACCCTACTGGCAACAGGCATTGCAATAGTGCTGGCGCAAGGGGCTTTAGCCTATCTCAGCGATATTGTACCGACAGGGGTTGCACTTGATTTTTCGCAGCCACAACTGTATATTTTTCTGCTCCTCGTTGCCCTTGTAACGGCTCTTCTGGCAGGAATTTATCCCGGCCTACTTATTTCAAAGCTTTCTCCTGTTTTAGCGCTTCGCAACCAGACCACTCAGGCGGCAGGTAGCGCGAGCCTGCGCAAAGTCCTGATTGTAGGGCAGTTTGTTGTAGCACAAGTATTCATAGTTGGTGCGTTGCTGGTTGGTCAGCAGCTTCGATTCCTGATCAACTCCGATCTGGGTTTTCAACGCGAAGCTATCGTAACATTCAGTACACCAACCAGCAGTTTTTTCAACGGCGATCGTCATGATGTCCGGTTTACACTGGCCGATCAAATCCGTAAGCTAACCGGCGTTGAACGCGTAAGTATGGCGAATCAGACGCCTATTGCTGGTGGCTGGTCTACCTCAACGCTGGAATTTGCCGGTAAAAAGGGGAAGATAAAAGTAAATGTGTACCGCAAAGAGGCCGATACCGCCTACCTTGGATTGTATGGCATGAAACTATTGGCGGGCCGCAATCTGCTCCCAAGTGATACTGCCCGAGAGTACATTGTCAACGAAACGCTGGCGAAACGAATTGGCTTCCTGAATCCGGCCGATGCGGTTGGGAAGGTATTAGACAAATTTCCCATCATTGGTGTGGTGCGCGATTTTCACCACCGTTCGTTGCACAACGCTATTCAGCCTACCGCGCTAATGAGCCACAAAGGCAATTTGCACGTTTTCAATATCCAGTTCCGACGGGGTGGTGCCGATTCGTTCGACAAAACGCTGGCCCAAATCAAAACACTTTGGGGAAACACCTATCCCGACGAAGCCTTTACTCCTAAATTCTTCGACGAGTCGGTAGCCGAGCTCTACGGCAAGGAACGAAATCTGGGCAAATTGATCACGCTGGCTACGGGTATCGCCGTACTGATCAGTTGCCTGGGTTTGTTTGGGCTGGTAACGTTTACCGCCGAACGCCGGATGAAGGAAATCGGCGTGCGGAAAGTGCTGGGTGCATCCATCGCGAGCATCGTTACCTTACTGGCCAAAGACTTCCTGATTCTTATACTGATTGCGGTATTCATCGCATCGCCAGTGGCCTGGTGGGGTGTCGATCGCTGGTTGCAGGACTTCGCGTACAAAATCGACATTGGGTGGTGGCTGTTCATTCTGGCAGCCCTGTTGGCAGTAGGCATTGCGCTCCTGACCATCAGTTTCCAAAGCATTAAAGCGGCCCTGATGAATCCGGTGAAGAGTTTACGAGCGGAATAA